One Vanrija pseudolonga chromosome 5, complete sequence genomic window, GTGCAAGTGCTCGGGCTCGGTGCGCTACGTGCACTCGGACTGGTGAGTGCCTCGCATGTTATCACGCTGACACGTCCCAGCCTGCAAGAGTGGCTCTCGCACAGCCGTAAGCGCTACTGTGAGATCTGTGGCCACCACTACACATTCACAAAAGGTGAGGACCGCCGCGACCATCACACAGCGCAGCCCACTGACGATGCCCCCAGTATACCCCTCTTCCCTACCCTCGGCcatccccgtcgccgtctaTGCTCGTCagtcgctgctcgtcgccggccgcaCGGCATGGCGCGTGTTCCGCGCCTGGATCGCCATTCTCAGCTGGCTCGTCATCCTGCCGTGTGTCACGATGAGCAGCTTGCGCCTCATCTTAGTGGGCGCAGACTACATGTGAGCTGCAAGGTCCCGTGCAAAGCTGAAACCCCAGCACCTTCCCTGCGCTCGCGTACGGCGCGAGAAACGCGATAACAGATAGCTGGGCCGACCTCAACGCGACctacgccgcggccaacCTCACGGCAGAGGTCCTCAACAACAACCCCAACATTACtggacgcgagcgcgtcctcgccgtcattGCTCAGAATGGCACCCTCAACCACATCCTTCCGACGCTGACGGAGCGCATGTCACACGACGCCAAAAAGTGGGCCGATGAGGAAGCGCCCCGGGGCACATTTGCTAACACTGCTAGTCTCGTCGCCTTTGTCTTCCGCGGGCAGATCATTGCCATTTGCATCGCAGCGGGTCTGATCGGCTTAATCCTGCTTCGCGAGTGGATAGGCCAGATTGACTGGCATGCCAGGCCCCCACCTCATATCGAGGAAGCGATCCGCCAGGAGGATTGGGTCTTCCGCAACGGCCAGGCGCTCCCCCGGCTCGGGTATCACACTCTTCCGGATGGCTTCCACGCTCTGCcggaccccgccgccgcccagccggACGCCGATGAGGACCGCCAGCCGATCGTTGAGGAAGCTCCTGAGCAGGACGTCGACGTGCCTATCGCAGAGCCTcccgagcacgacgacgacgacttggagGTCACGAGGGCCGAGTACGACCCCGAGGAAGGTGAACACTACTTTGGCGGTGACACGATCCCGAGGGCACGCCCATCCCCATCGCACGTCGCCTACGCTGCgcccgagctcctcggtggGGAAGAGTCCTCGTCTAGGGCGTTCCTCCTATGGGAGGACAATGCAGAGGCTGGGCCCtcccgcgccgcagcagatGTGCCCAGTGACGCTCTCTCGGCATCACCAAGCCCAGTCCAGGCTCCTCCGTCTTGGGCGTCGCGTAGGAcagctgccgacgacgagaggagCCGCAGCGGGTCATATCTCGCAGGCGACGAAAGTCCTAGGGGCCACTTTTACTCGCCGCCAGAAGCTGGGATCCTTCAGGCATTGGACACCATCCCCAGCACGAGTGGTGCACCAGATATCTCACCAGACCTGCGGCGCGCTTCGGACCCCGGGCCATTCAACGGCGAACTGCACGTCGAGCGTCAAGGCGAACGACAGTTTGGATCTCAGGGCTTGCCCTACGGCCCTGGAGACTCGCCACCTATGGACGTTGGCACCGAGGAGAATGGCGACCCAGGTCTTCTCCTTGATGACACGCCCCCGGTCAACCGACACGAGGACGCCTTTGCGACCCCAATTGCGCCACTCCGTGCCGAGTTGATACGCGTGgacaccgacctcgaggaccaggacacggatgccgacgccgagggcgatgcCGAGGGTGACGGTGATGTCGCTGAtgttgacgccgagcaggaggaAGATGACGAAGCGaacgctgtcgtcgaggccgtcatgGGGCCACAGCGTGGTGCCGAccccctcgaccccctcgACGGCATGGGCATGGAGGTGGCGccggaggacgacgatgacaggcccctcgacgccgaggactGGGACGGCATCTTTGAAGTCATCGGCTTCATTGGCCCGCTTACTGGCCTGCTGCACAACCACGTCTTTGTCAGCATCGCAATGGCCTGCACGCTCACTCTCCTCATCGGTCTccccatcgtcgtcggcaagctcgtcctGTCCACCGACTTTGTCCGAAGTGGTGGCGACCTGTCTTTGATGCTTATTCGCACCACGGGCCTGCTCTTCGGCCTCACCGTCGACTTGGGCGTCTTGATTCTCAGAGAAGTCTTCGCTCTCCCTCGGCTGTTGATCAAGCCGGCGTTGACTTGGCTCACAACACGGCTCAACCTCCCCGCTCTCGAGTTCAACGCGACGGCCCCCAACATCACCTCCACGCTCCTTCAgctctcggccgcgagcgacaGACTGCTGACGTCGGATCTTACGACTGATCTCCCACCTGGCGTGGGTACGGCGGCCAATACCTTCCTCTCTGGCTTTGAAGTCATTGGTCACTATTCCTACAAGCTGTACAAGGCGTGGCACCTGTTTGCCATTTCTGTGGCAGCGTCACCAGACGCAAACGACCAGATCTGGTGCCTCGCAGTCGGGTACGTCTCGATCACCTTTACGATCATTGTCATTGCGCTCGcggacgccgccaagctgtTTGAACTCTCCGACTTATTCGTTGAGCGGGCCCGAAACGTCCAGATCTTCTTCAAGGTGGGTGTAGCACCGTTGTCACTTGCTAACTCCCAGGTCGTCTTCTTCATGACGTTGGAGATTGTCGTGTTCCCCCTCTTCGTCGGCATTATCATCGACCTCTGCCTGCTTCCTGTCTTCGGTTGGACGCTGCAAGACCAGGTCACACAGCTCTCTGGAAGACCATTCGGAACTCTGTTCGTCGCCTGGCTTACGGGTACACTCTTCATGTTCTCGTTTgcgaccttcctcgcccaCATGAGGACTGTTTGCCGTCATGGAGCCCTCTACTTCATCCGTGATCCCTCGGACCCTTCGCACTCCCCAGTCAAGGACATCATGGAGCGCCCGGCGCTTGCTCAAATCCCAAGGGTAGGTCAAACGATCTGAGGTCACGTCTAACCTGCCAGCTTGCCGTCTCTGCAGCCATGTATGCCATCGTGGTATTCGCAGTCTGTGGCGCCGTTCCTCTGGCTCTAGCGACCCTCAAGCATATCGGCCTCTTCAAGAGCTTCCTCCCGCTAAGGCTTGAGCAGCGACCTCTATCCTCGGTGCCTTTCGACTTGCTCTTCCTACACCTCATCCTCCCGCCATCCTGGGACAGCCTTCGCATCTTCCACAGACTCAAGAAGGGCTTGGCATACTGGTGGACGTTTACTGTTCGCGCGCTCAACCTCTCGTCGCTCATCTTTGGCACGCAACCGCAGCAGAAGCCCGAAAGCAAGGAGGTTCAGTTATTCTGGCTTGTGACCGATGCCTTTTGCCAGGCTGTATTCGGCCCTTATGACAATCGTGCGACCCCAGCGCGTGTCCCCGCAAGCGACCGCGTTGAGCTCCTGCCAATCAccgaccgccgccgtgaAGGCATGCTCATTGCGCTTGACCACACTGGTGCCCCGAGGACGGTTGCCGACAGGGTTCGCCTCCTCAAACAGGACCGTGCTGCTAGAAACGCAGGACGAGACCCCAGGCGAGACTACACGGTCATCCAACTGCCAGACTATTGGCGAACGCGCGTGTATGCCCTGCTGTTCCTCGCTCTCTTGACGTCgagccttgtcgtcggctcCTTGGTCTTTGTTCCCTTGGCTGTCGGCCGTCTCGCAACCCGAATGCTGTTTGACAGATCAGTATTCGACGGGTACAGCTGGCTGTTTGGCGGCTACATTTGCTGGGGATCCTACTCGCTCGGCCAGACCACAAAGAAGCGAATCATCCAGTggagcagggcgaggcgccTACGCCGCTCCAAGGCATCAACCCGATTCAAGCGTGGTGTTTTCAGCGCCCTGAAGAACGCCTACTCGGTGATCTTACTCTACCTCGTCGTGCCGCTTCTAGTCGGCATCAACTTTGAGCTCTTCATCGCGCTCCCAGTGCGCTACGGCTTCTCACGCGACGTCACACCAGTCCTCCACTTCTGGGACGCCTGGGCTATGGGCACGGCATTCATTTCGGTCTatgtcggcgcggtgggcaTGGTAAACGAGCACCCAATCGCTGGAATCGAGGGGGGCCTGCCCCGCGGTCAGCGTTTCCGTGAAGCCTTCAAGAGGCCCCTTACCCAACGCTTCAGGGAGCTGAACGACTTTatcctccccctcgtcggCACGCTCATCATCCCCATCGTGGCCCCATGGGCTCTGTTCCTGGCTCTCCACGCCTTCCTGGCTACACTTGGCCTTGTCTCGTCCGTTGTGCGCAACGGCTGGCCTTGTGAGCACAAGTTACTGTCCCGTTCGCTGACCTCAGTCCGCATGATGTACCCTTTGACGTCGGCCGGCTTTGTTCTCTTCACATCACGCCGTGCGGTCGCCAAGACTGGGGACCGTGTGCGCCAGTGGATGATAGACGCCGAGTAtgtggtcgaggagcgcgtaGAAAACTACGAGCCCAGCGCCGATGACCCAAAGGACAACGTCGCGACTATCGTTGCGCCTGACCACGATGTCATCGTGGAAGGCGAGTGGGAGGACGTGCCTATGGCTGAGGATGTGCCCATGGCCGTTCTCTGAGCTCCATACACGACTTTTCATATAACCCTGCATTGTATACCCCGCCCATGTGTTTCATACATACATCCCATCATTGTAGCGCCAGCCCTTGTAGTGCCGTGTGCCAGTACAGCTGGAGCGCGCACAGAGTAGACGGCTGAGCCTCTGCCCCTTTTCACCCCTTCCCCAGACAGACGTTGGTATTAGTGCATGGAATCAATGCTATGTCTACGGGCAGCGATCACGGTGCCTTTGTTCAAGTCTTTTTTGGCACCTCACttggacgagctcgtcgcaAACAGTCCCGTTGTCCGCGCGATCCAGCCCCAGGTCCCGCGGAGCGTGTAGCCCTGGTACCGCAGCCagacagcggcgagggcgacaatCGATCCCGTGCCAAGCGTGTAGGCCGCCAAGGTCTTCACCCTCTGTGCTGGtgacagcgccgacgacggtccGCGGGGGATGTAGGTTGTTGggttgagcgcgacgcgggTGATTGCCGCCCAGAGGTTGGGTAGCGGGCCCGACTGTGACGAGACGGCCAGTGGGGCGGGCAGGCCGAGACGACGGCAGTAGACGTCTGGCTGGACCTCGTGCCGCtgctgggcgaggtcgaggtccgACTTGGTTGCAACGAAGATGGAGGGAATGTGGTCGAGCGAGTACTGCTGGCGAAGGTTGGAGATGTAAGAGAACGAGTTGGTGTCACTCGAGTCGTGCACGTAGATCaagacgtcggcgaggtcgaggcgcttgcTGTTACGGAGCATTTCCGACTCGTACTTTGATCCAAACTCCTGTAGCACCAGGAACTTTTCTGCGCCGTCGATCTCGACACTGTTGACGACGGAGAGAACCTTTGTCGTGGGTTCGTagccgccagcgccatcttcgccgccgcggaaCCCCTTGTTAACAAACGAACGGAGTAGTGATGTCTTGCCCGAGCcggtcgcgccgaggacgtagCACAGGAACACGTTGCGCGTGACCTTGCGTGCCCGCcggtcggccttgcgcgGTCGCGTAaccttgacggcggcgacggtcgGGAGGTCTGATGCAGGTGATGAAGAGAAGCCGAGGTAGGCCATGTAGTTGAGGGTCAATTTTGGGTCGAGCAGTGTCGTCATCGACCATtgcgccagccagccctgCAGCGTGACCCGGCCCTGG contains:
- the doa10_1 gene encoding ERAD-associated E3 ubiquitin-protein ligase doa10, with the protein product MADYTAAASAWNLDEEGDLCRVCRTEAEDTKPLIYPCKCSGSVRYVHSDCLQEWLSHSRKRYCEICGHHYTFTKVYPSSLPSAIPVAVYARQSLLVAGRTAWRVFRAWIAILSWLVILPCVTMSSLRLILVGADYITFPALAYGARNAITDSWADLNATYAAANLTAEVLNNNPNITGRERVLAVIAQNGTLNHILPTLTERMSHDAKNLVAFVFRGQIIAICIAAGLIGLILLREWIGQIDWHARPPPHIEEAIRQEDWVFRNGQALPRLGYHTLPDGFHALPDPAAAQPDADEDRQPIVEEAPEQDVDVPIAEPPEHDDDDLEVTRAEYDPEEGEHYFGGDTIPRARPSPSHVAYAAPELLGGEESSSRAFLLWEDNAEAGPSRAAADVPSDALSASPSPVQAPPSWASRRTAADDERSRSGSYLAGDESPRGHFYSPPEAGILQALDTIPSTSGAPDISPDLRRASDPGPFNGELHVERQGERQFGSQGLPYGPGDSPPMDVGTEENGDPGLLLDDTPPVNRHEDAFATPIAPLRAELIRVDTDLEDQDTDADAEGDAEGDGDVADVDAEQEEDDEANAVVEAVMGPQRGADPLDPLDGMGMEVAPEDDDDRPLDAEDWDGIFEVIGFIGPLTGLLHNHVFVSIAMACTLTLLIGLPIVVGKLVLSTDFVRSGGDLSLMLIRTTGLLFGLTVDLGVLILREVFALPRLLIKPALTWLTTRLNLPALEFNATAPNITSTLLQLSAASDRLLTSDLTTDLPPGVGTAANTFLSGFEVIGHYSYKLYKAWHLFAISVAASPDANDQIWCLAVGYVSITFTIIVIALADAAKLFELSDLFVERARNVQIFFKVVFFMTLEIVVFPLFVGIIIDLCLLPVFGWTLQDQVTQLSGRPFGTLFVAWLTGTLFMFSFATFLAHMRTVCRHGALYFIRDPSDPSHSPVKDIMERPALAQIPRLAVSAAMYAIVVFAVCGAVPLALATLKHIGLFKSFLPLRLEQRPLSSVPFDLLFLHLILPPSWDSLRIFHRLKKGLAYWWTFTVRALNLSSLIFGTQPQQKPESKEVQLFWLVTDAFCQAVFGPYDNRATPARVPASDRVELLPITDRRREGMLIALDHTGAPRTVADRVRLLKQDRAARNAGRDPRRDYTVIQLPDYWRTRVYALLFLALLTSSLVVGSLVFVPLAVGRLATRMLFDRSVFDGYSWLFGGYICWGSYSLGQTTKKRIIQWSRARRLRRSKASTRFKRGVFSALKNAYSVILLYLVVPLLVGINFELFIALPVRYGFSRDVTPVLHFWDAWAMGTAFISVYVGAVGMVNEHPIAGIEGGLPRGQRFREAFKRPLTQRFRELNDFILPLVGTLIIPIVAPWALFLALHAFLATLGLVSSVVRNGWPFRMMYPLTSAGFVLFTSRRAVAKTGDRVRQWMIDAEYVVEERVENYEPSADDPKDNVATIVAPDHDVIVEGEWEDVPMAEDVPMAVL
- the doa10_1 gene encoding ERAD-associated E3 ubiquitin-protein ligase doa10; protein product: MADYTAAASAWNLDEEGDLCRVCRTEAEDTKPLIYPCKCSGSVRYVHSDCLQEWLSHSRKRYCEICGHHYTFTKVYPSSLPSAIPVAVYARQSLLVAGRTAWRVFRAWIAILSWLVILPCVTMSSLRLILVGADYITFPALAYGARNAITDSWADLNATYAAANLTAEVLNNNPNITGRERVLAVIAQNGTLNHILPTLTERMSHDAKKWADEEAPRGTFANTASLVAFVFRGQIIAICIAAGLIGLILLREWIGQIDWHARPPPHIEEAIRQEDWVFRNGQALPRLGYHTLPDGFHALPDPAAAQPDADEDRQPIVEEAPEQDVDVPIAEPPEHDDDDLEVTRAEYDPEEGEHYFGGDTIPRARPSPSHVAYAAPELLGGEESSSRAFLLWEDNAEAGPSRAAADVPSDALSASPSPVQAPPSWASRRTAADDERSRSGSYLAGDESPRGHFYSPPEAGILQALDTIPSTSGAPDISPDLRRASDPGPFNGELHVERQGERQFGSQGLPYGPGDSPPMDVGTEENGDPGLLLDDTPPVNRHEDAFATPIAPLRAELIRVDTDLEDQDTDADAEGDAEGDGDVADVDAEQEEDDEANAVVEAVMGPQRGADPLDPLDGMGMEVAPEDDDDRPLDAEDWDGIFEVIGFIGPLTGLLHNHVFVSIAMACTLTLLIGLPIVVGKLVLSTDFVRSGGDLSLMLIRTTGLLFGLTVDLGVLILREVFALPRLLIKPALTWLTTRLNLPALEFNATAPNITSTLLQLSAASDRLLTSDLTTDLPPGVGTAANTFLSGFEVIGHYSYKLYKAWHLFAISVAASPDANDQIWCLAVGYVSITFTIIVIALADAAKLFELSDLFVERARNVQIFFKVVFFMTLEIVVFPLFVGIIIDLCLLPVFGWTLQDQVTQLSGRPFGTLFVAWLTGTLFMFSFATFLAHMRTVCRHGALYFIRDPSDPSHSPVKDIMERPALAQIPRLAVSAAMYAIVVFAVCGAVPLALATLKHIGLFKSFLPLRLEQRPLSSVPFDLLFLHLILPPSWDSLRIFHRLKKGLAYWWTFTVRALNLSSLIFGTQPQQKPESKEVQLFWLVTDAFCQAVFGPYDNRATPARVPASDRVELLPITDRRREGMLIALDHTGAPRTVADRVRLLKQDRAARNAGRDPRRDYTVIQLPDYWRTRVYALLFLALLTSSLVVGSLVFVPLAVGRLATRMLFDRSVFDGYSWLFGGYICWGSYSLGQTTKKRIIQWSRARRLRRSKASTRFKRGVFSALKNAYSVILLYLVVPLLVGINFELFIALPVRYGFSRDVTPVLHFWDAWAMGTAFISVYVGAVGMVNEHPIAGIEGGLPRGQRFREAFKRPLTQRFRELNDFILPLVGTLIIPIVAPWALFLALHAFLATLGLVSSVVRNGWPFRMMYPLTSAGFVLFTSRRAVAKTGDRVRQWMIDAEYVVEERVENYEPSADDPKDNVATIVAPDHDVIVEGEWEDVPMAEDVPMAVL